The following are from one region of the Synechococcus sp. CBW1108 genome:
- a CDS encoding DUF1823 family protein, with product MVSAQAAAAAVPYPLSRALLEAVLADRTSDRFVCELIWPRLGYELNGSGTWSAGPATGAAWREQFPIEPQFIAERPPAVALTRSIAKAHKQLLKEQLGFAGYTIGELYPRRTRRATAVNWLLAHLAERGEPLPDGGPLPQLLDQPADPVAGHPGDL from the coding sequence ATGGTTTCCGCTCAGGCCGCCGCCGCTGCAGTGCCCTACCCCCTGAGCCGCGCGCTGCTGGAAGCGGTATTGGCCGACCGCACCAGCGATCGCTTCGTGTGTGAGCTGATCTGGCCGCGCCTGGGATACGAGCTGAACGGCTCGGGCACCTGGAGCGCGGGCCCGGCTACCGGCGCTGCCTGGCGGGAGCAGTTCCCGATCGAACCCCAGTTCATCGCCGAGCGCCCCCCGGCGGTGGCTCTCACCCGCTCGATCGCCAAAGCGCACAAGCAATTGCTGAAGGAGCAGCTGGGTTTTGCGGGGTATACGATCGGCGAGCTCTACCCGCGCCGCACCCGCCGAGCCACCGCCGTGAACTGGCTGTTGGCCCATTTGGCCGAGCGGGGCGAGCCGCTGCCGGATGGGGGGCCGCTGCCGCAACTGTTGGATCAGCCGGCCGATCCGGTGGCGGGCCATCCGGGTGATCTGTAG
- the der gene encoding ribosome biogenesis GTPase Der produces the protein MALPVVAIIGRPNVGKSTLVNRLCRSREAIVHDQPGVTRDRTYQEGYWGDRSFRVVDTGGLVFDDDSEFLPEIREQVGLALAEAAVALVIVDGQQGCTAADQSIAEWLRGQGVPTLLAVNKCESPDAGLAMAAEFWGLGLGEPYPISAIHGAGTGDLLDQVLSFLPASEEQEAEEPIQLAIIGRPNVGKSSLLNAVCGENRAIVSPIRGTTRDTIDTTIEREGKTWKLLDTAGIRRRRSVSYGPEYFGINRSFKAIERSDVCVLVIDALDGVTEQDQRLAGRIEEDGRACVVVVNKWDAIEKDSHTMPAMEKELRAKLYFLDWAPMLFTSALSGQRVQAVFPLALLAVEQHRRRVTTSVVNEVLTEALSWRSPPTSRGGRQGRLYYGTQVAVRPPSFTLFVNEPKLFGETYRRYVERQIREGLGFEGTPIKLFWRGKQQRDAEKELARSQTRGR, from the coding sequence TTGGCCTTGCCGGTCGTTGCCATTATTGGCCGCCCCAACGTGGGCAAATCCACCCTGGTGAACCGGCTCTGCCGCAGCCGCGAAGCGATCGTGCACGACCAGCCCGGCGTGACCCGCGATCGCACCTACCAGGAGGGCTACTGGGGTGATCGCAGTTTCCGGGTGGTGGACACCGGTGGCCTGGTGTTCGACGACGACAGCGAATTCCTGCCCGAAATTCGCGAGCAGGTGGGCCTGGCCCTGGCAGAAGCGGCCGTGGCCCTGGTGATCGTCGACGGTCAGCAGGGCTGCACGGCTGCCGATCAGTCGATCGCCGAATGGCTGCGGGGCCAGGGGGTGCCCACCCTGCTGGCGGTGAACAAGTGCGAGTCGCCGGATGCGGGTCTGGCCATGGCGGCGGAGTTCTGGGGCCTGGGCCTGGGCGAGCCCTACCCGATCTCGGCCATCCACGGCGCCGGCACCGGCGACCTGCTTGACCAGGTGCTCAGCTTCCTGCCTGCCAGCGAAGAACAGGAGGCGGAGGAGCCGATCCAGCTGGCGATCATCGGCCGCCCCAACGTGGGCAAATCCAGCCTGCTCAACGCAGTCTGCGGCGAGAACCGGGCGATCGTCAGCCCGATTCGTGGCACCACCCGCGACACGATCGACACCACGATTGAGCGGGAGGGCAAAACCTGGAAACTGCTCGATACGGCGGGCATCCGCCGCCGTCGCTCGGTGAGCTACGGGCCCGAATATTTCGGCATCAACCGCAGCTTCAAGGCGATCGAGCGCTCCGATGTGTGCGTGCTGGTGATCGATGCCCTCGACGGCGTCACCGAGCAGGATCAGCGCCTGGCCGGCCGCATTGAAGAAGATGGCCGCGCCTGCGTGGTGGTGGTCAACAAGTGGGACGCCATCGAGAAGGACAGCCACACCATGCCGGCGATGGAGAAGGAACTCCGCGCCAAGCTCTATTTCCTCGACTGGGCGCCGATGCTGTTCACCTCGGCCCTCAGCGGCCAGCGGGTTCAGGCGGTCTTCCCCCTGGCCCTGCTGGCGGTGGAGCAGCACCGCCGCCGCGTCACCACCTCGGTGGTGAACGAGGTGCTCACCGAGGCCCTCAGCTGGCGCTCGCCGCCCACCAGCCGCGGCGGCCGCCAGGGGCGTCTCTATTACGGCACCCAGGTGGCGGTGCGGCCCCCCAGCTTCACGTTGTTTGTCAATGAGCCGAAGCTGTTTGGTGAAACCTATCGCCGCTATGTGGAGCGCCAGATCCGCGAGGGCCTGGGCTTTGAGGGCACACCCATCAAGCTTTTTTGGCGCGGCAAACAACAGCGCGATGCCGAGAAGGAACTGGCCCGCAGCCAGACTCGTGGTCGCTGA
- a CDS encoding energy-coupling factor transporter transmembrane protein EcfT: MDFLRQIPIGQFAVPDPADQAGGGSWLRRLDPRLKLAWTLAFLMTPILAGPIWRLALVGLLLLITALSGLSWRLWRRSVPLLLALALLVGGLAAFLPAGSLPPGQLQRPPAELRIEPGPPGSQPPERSGAAWVLFRQGPLVVTRRSAELGLNGATLLFTLIHSANLLLLSTSPEQLVWAIGWLLAPLGRLGWPVERLGFTLLLALRFLPLVQEELQNLLRSVATRAVNFKRLGWKAGLGLVLALGERLLANVLLRAEQGAEALLARGGCWLPPDQLPRPQGGGVVQKLLNASAAAWLLVLLGLRWKVGDL, encoded by the coding sequence GTGGACTTCCTGCGCCAGATCCCGATCGGGCAGTTCGCTGTCCCGGATCCGGCTGATCAGGCCGGGGGCGGCAGTTGGCTGCGACGGCTGGATCCCCGCCTGAAGCTGGCCTGGACCCTGGCCTTCCTGATGACCCCGATCCTGGCCGGGCCGATCTGGCGCCTGGCCCTGGTGGGTCTACTGCTGTTGATCACCGCCCTCAGCGGCCTGAGCTGGCGGCTCTGGCGCCGCAGCGTGCCGCTGCTGCTGGCCCTGGCCCTGCTGGTGGGTGGCCTGGCGGCTTTCCTGCCGGCCGGCTCCCTGCCGCCGGGGCAGCTGCAGCGCCCACCGGCGGAGCTGCGCATCGAGCCCGGCCCCCCCGGTAGCCAGCCGCCGGAACGTTCCGGCGCCGCCTGGGTGCTTTTCCGCCAGGGTCCCCTGGTGGTGACCCGGCGCTCGGCCGAGCTCGGCCTCAACGGCGCCACGTTGTTGTTCACGTTGATTCACAGCGCCAACCTGTTGCTGCTGAGCACTTCTCCGGAGCAGTTGGTGTGGGCGATTGGCTGGTTGCTGGCCCCCCTGGGCCGGCTGGGCTGGCCGGTGGAGCGGCTCGGTTTCACGCTGCTGCTGGCGCTGCGTTTTCTGCCCCTGGTGCAGGAAGAACTGCAAAACCTATTGCGATCTGTTGCAACCAGGGCAGTGAATTTCAAGCGCCTGGGCTGGAAGGCCGGCCTGGGCCTGGTGCTCGCCCTCGGCGAGCGGCTGCTGGCCAACGTGCTGCTGCGCGCCGAGCAGGGGGCTGAAGCCCTGCTGGCCCGAGGGGGCTGCTGGTTGCCGCCCGATCAGCTGCCCAGGCCCCAGGGCGGTGGAGTGGTGCAGAAGCTGCTCAATGCCTCGGCGGCGGCGTGGCTGCTGGTGCTGCTGGGACTGCGCTGGAAAGTCGGTGACCTTTAA
- a CDS encoding PII-interacting protein PipX family protein, which produces MLYRVAAVAEGKDLYATLYAQRIFFVVTLQSKGASFEVVPLMDARHYAEQNLARARRDCPEAQAHWRQLFDQTFI; this is translated from the coding sequence ATGCTTTACCGGGTGGCTGCGGTGGCCGAGGGCAAGGACCTCTACGCCACCCTCTATGCCCAGCGCATTTTCTTTGTGGTGACTTTGCAGTCCAAGGGAGCCAGTTTTGAGGTGGTGCCCCTGATGGATGCCCGCCACTATGCCGAGCAGAATCTGGCCCGGGCCCGTCGCGATTGCCCTGAGGCCCAAGCCCATTGGCGCCAGTTGTTTGACCAAACCTTTATCTGA
- a CDS encoding YggS family pyridoxal phosphate-dependent enzyme, translated as MVRASLPPGCRLLAVSKGQPVARIREAVAAGQRSFGESRLQEAAVKQAELADLEPLDWHFIGRLQANKARAVVRQFGTIHSLDSLALARRLARIAAEEHRAPAVLFQVKFRPDPSKTGFEPAELQQHWPELSCLAPLRSVGLMTIAPLGLSPGERGSLYRECAALAGALGLPECSMGMSGDWQEAAAAGSTWVRIGGLLFGERPVLAS; from the coding sequence TTGGTGCGCGCCAGCCTGCCCCCCGGCTGCAGGTTGTTGGCAGTGAGCAAGGGCCAGCCGGTCGCCCGAATCCGGGAGGCGGTGGCTGCGGGCCAGCGCAGTTTCGGCGAGAGCAGGCTCCAGGAGGCAGCGGTCAAGCAGGCCGAGCTTGCCGATCTTGAACCCCTCGACTGGCATTTCATCGGCCGCCTTCAGGCCAACAAGGCCCGCGCGGTGGTGCGCCAATTCGGCACGATCCACTCCCTCGATTCCCTTGCCCTGGCCCGTCGCCTGGCCCGAATCGCGGCGGAGGAGCATCGCGCTCCGGCGGTGCTGTTTCAGGTGAAGTTCCGGCCCGATCCCAGCAAGACTGGCTTTGAACCAGCTGAGCTCCAGCAGCACTGGCCCGAGCTCAGTTGCCTGGCGCCGTTGCGATCGGTGGGCCTGATGACCATTGCCCCCCTGGGACTCAGCCCTGGTGAGCGCGGCAGCCTGTATCGCGAATGTGCCGCCCTGGCCGGGGCCCTGGGGCTGCCGGAATGTTCGATGGGGATGAGTGGCGACTGGCAAGAGGCGGCCGCGGCGGGCAGCACCTGGGTGCGGATCGGCGGCCTTCTGTTCGGGGAGCGGCCGGTTCTGGCTAGCTGA
- a CDS encoding cell division protein SepF → MSLFSRLRAVVSGDDYLDGDYDDELDYDGGELPEPTPPIRSSPLVLSSDFTADDPFAGTNVIGMPGLSTAGAELMLMEPRSFDEMPRAIEALRERKTVILNLTMMEPDQAQRSVDFVAGGTFAIDGQQERVGESIFLFAPSCVTVTTASSEEASSPTTLSRGVDSPEPVAAPSPAWGRQASAF, encoded by the coding sequence GTGTCGTTGTTTTCCCGTCTGCGTGCCGTTGTCTCAGGAGACGACTATCTCGACGGCGACTACGACGATGAGCTCGACTATGACGGCGGGGAGCTGCCCGAGCCCACCCCGCCCATCCGCTCAAGTCCCCTGGTTTTGAGCTCCGATTTCACCGCAGACGACCCCTTCGCGGGCACCAATGTGATCGGCATGCCGGGCCTTTCGACGGCCGGTGCAGAGCTGATGTTGATGGAGCCGCGCAGTTTTGATGAAATGCCCCGGGCAATCGAGGCCCTGCGGGAACGCAAGACCGTGATTCTCAATCTCACGATGATGGAGCCTGACCAGGCCCAGCGCTCCGTGGACTTCGTAGCTGGCGGCACCTTCGCCATCGATGGCCAGCAAGAGCGAGTGGGCGAAAGCATTTTCCTGTTTGCGCCCAGCTGCGTAACGGTCACCACCGCCTCCAGCGAGGAGGCCTCCTCCCCCACCACCTTGAGCCGCGGCGTGGATAGTCCCGAGCCGGTGGCCGCACCCAGCCCGGCTTGGGGTCGCCAGGCAAGCGCCTTCTAG